The following proteins are co-located in the Pseudomonas fluorescens genome:
- a CDS encoding endonuclease/exonuclease/phosphatase family protein produces MAAIPDWVPITPSVAITRFTVLTVNIHKGFTALNRRFILPELREAVRSVGADIVFLQEIHGTHERHPQHYSDWPNMPQYEFLADSIWPQFAYGRNAVYPHGDHGNALLSKFQIIRYDNLDISQSGHENRGLLHCVLRLPGSGQEVHAICMHLGLREAHRQQQLRLLEQRIREIPADTPLIVAGDFNDWRQQADLSQSGLKEVFVETHGKPARTFPARLPLLPLDRIYVRNLNIRNPKVLTTRPWSHLSDHVPLSVEIEL; encoded by the coding sequence ATGGCTGCGATTCCCGACTGGGTGCCCATTACCCCCAGCGTCGCCATCACGCGCTTCACGGTGCTGACGGTCAATATCCACAAGGGCTTCACTGCGTTGAATCGACGTTTCATTCTGCCAGAGCTGCGTGAAGCGGTGCGCAGCGTGGGCGCCGATATCGTATTCCTGCAGGAGATTCACGGCACTCACGAACGCCACCCTCAGCACTACAGTGACTGGCCGAACATGCCGCAGTACGAATTCCTCGCCGACAGCATCTGGCCGCAATTCGCCTACGGTCGCAATGCGGTCTACCCGCATGGCGACCATGGCAATGCGCTGCTGTCGAAATTCCAGATCATCCGCTACGACAACCTCGACATTTCGCAAAGCGGCCATGAAAACCGTGGCCTGCTGCATTGTGTGCTGCGCTTGCCCGGCTCCGGGCAGGAGGTGCATGCGATCTGCATGCACCTGGGCCTGCGCGAGGCGCATCGCCAGCAACAATTGCGCTTGCTGGAGCAGCGCATTCGCGAGATCCCCGCCGATACGCCGCTGATCGTCGCCGGTGATTTCAACGACTGGCGCCAGCAGGCTGACCTGAGCCAGAGCGGCCTCAAGGAAGTGTTCGTCGAAACCCACGGCAAGCCCGCCCGGACCTTCCCGGCACGCCTGCCGTTGCTGCCGCTGGATCGCATCTATGTGCGCAACTTGAACATTCGTAACCCCAAGGTGCTGACGACCCGGCCGTGGTCGCATTTGTCTGACCATGTGCCGCTGTCAGTGGAGATCGAGTTATG
- a CDS encoding mechanosensitive ion channel family protein — translation MLNLKTALLFGALLFFGNGALQAATPAPAAAPATAAAETKPELLVEGGLLGAISSSIDDVQDKLDLNQNLIDAWRLRADRAADEVGRLVNQTAERSPWSVAGDFLLLSGVWAGAFAVLTLLAHVIVRRLSRRRFVERRARLQAVLGYVLPYTIPALICLPLTLYVSHFLPTSVGRALALCFAYATSSGIFSTSMLLCVIVMFNLGHKRPAVQIIRDYCPKPLFLIGFLAALSDALTSPQIARQLGGNITSSIAVFTGLFAAVIFGVLVVRLRRPVAHLIRNRPLAQRLKHPALQQSLRVFSGLWYWPILLMVLVSAINLIGAGDDNQKALRCALFTTILLIGTVFLSTVLQHLFKSRSQVAIQRSSAYKERFLSLLHAILRIAMAIAFIELLGRIWGVSLFEFAQRNAVGRAISDSLSSIGLILLMTWLFWVVLDTAIQEALKPPVNKRSSRQPSTRVKTILPLLRNAVKIVLVVICAITTMANLGINVAPLLAGAGVVGLAIGFGSQQLVQDVITGLFIIIEDTLSIGDWVVLDSGHAGTVEGLTIRTLRLRDGKGFVHSVPFGQIKAVTNQSRQFAYAFFSVQFTYDTDVDKAVELIRETGQSIGDDVFLKYNLQGPLEVFGVDKMDLNGVVLTAQFRTVSGGQYAVSRAFNQRLKKLVDNCDAVHFAQTYPQQVLLPKRTARVDEPDEEVPASRVLTEQPRTQ, via the coding sequence TTGCTGAATCTAAAAACTGCATTACTGTTTGGCGCGCTGCTGTTCTTTGGCAATGGTGCGTTGCAAGCCGCGACACCGGCGCCCGCCGCCGCACCGGCCACAGCCGCAGCCGAAACCAAGCCCGAGCTGTTGGTGGAAGGCGGCCTGTTGGGGGCCATCAGCTCCAGCATTGACGACGTGCAGGACAAACTCGACCTCAATCAGAACCTCATTGACGCCTGGCGCTTGCGCGCCGACCGTGCGGCGGATGAAGTGGGGCGCCTGGTCAACCAGACCGCCGAACGTTCGCCGTGGAGCGTGGCAGGCGATTTCCTGTTGCTGTCCGGCGTGTGGGCGGGGGCCTTTGCGGTGTTGACGCTGCTGGCGCACGTCATCGTGCGGCGCTTGAGTCGGCGGCGTTTCGTCGAGCGGCGCGCGCGTCTGCAAGCGGTGCTTGGGTATGTGTTGCCGTATACAATCCCGGCGCTGATCTGCCTGCCGCTGACCCTCTACGTCAGCCACTTTTTACCCACGTCAGTGGGGCGCGCGCTGGCGCTGTGTTTCGCCTACGCCACCAGCAGCGGGATCTTTTCCACCTCGATGCTGTTGTGCGTGATCGTCATGTTCAACCTCGGCCACAAGCGCCCGGCGGTGCAGATCATTCGTGACTACTGCCCCAAGCCGCTGTTCCTGATCGGCTTTCTCGCCGCCCTCAGCGACGCGTTGACCAGCCCGCAAATCGCCCGCCAGCTCGGCGGCAATATCACCAGCAGCATCGCGGTCTTTACCGGCCTGTTTGCCGCGGTGATTTTCGGCGTGCTGGTGGTGCGTCTGCGTCGCCCGGTCGCGCATTTGATCCGCAACCGGCCGTTGGCCCAGCGCCTCAAGCACCCGGCGCTGCAGCAATCGCTGCGGGTGTTTTCCGGGCTGTGGTACTGGCCGATTCTGTTGATGGTGCTGGTCTCGGCAATCAACCTGATCGGTGCCGGTGACGACAACCAGAAGGCGCTGCGTTGCGCGCTGTTCACCACGATTCTGTTGATCGGCACGGTGTTCCTCAGCACGGTTTTACAGCACCTGTTCAAGTCCCGCAGCCAGGTGGCGATCCAACGCAGCAGTGCCTACAAGGAGCGCTTCCTCAGCCTGCTACACGCGATCTTGCGCATTGCGATGGCCATCGCCTTTATCGAACTGCTTGGGCGCATCTGGGGCGTGTCGCTGTTCGAATTTGCCCAGCGCAACGCAGTCGGCCGGGCGATCAGCGATTCGCTCAGCAGTATCGGCCTGATCCTGCTGATGACCTGGTTGTTCTGGGTGGTACTCGACACCGCGATCCAGGAGGCGCTCAAGCCACCGGTGAACAAACGCTCCAGCCGCCAGCCGAGCACGCGGGTCAAAACCATCCTGCCGCTGCTGCGTAACGCGGTGAAAATTGTGCTGGTGGTGATTTGCGCGATCACCACGATGGCCAACCTTGGCATTAACGTGGCGCCGCTGCTGGCCGGTGCCGGTGTGGTCGGCCTGGCCATCGGTTTCGGTTCCCAGCAACTGGTACAGGACGTCATCACGGGCCTGTTCATCATCATCGAAGACACGTTGTCCATCGGCGACTGGGTGGTGCTCGACTCCGGCCACGCCGGCACCGTCGAAGGCCTGACCATCCGCACCCTGCGCCTGCGCGACGGCAAGGGGTTCGTGCACTCGGTGCCGTTCGGGCAGATCAAGGCGGTCACCAACCAGTCGCGGCAATTTGCCTATGCGTTCTTCTCGGTGCAGTTCACCTATGACACCGATGTGGACAAAGCCGTGGAACTGATCCGCGAGACCGGGCAATCGATCGGCGATGACGTGTTCCTCAAGTACAACCTGCAAGGGCCGCTGGAAGTCTTTGGCGTGGACAAGATGGACCTCAACGGCGTGGTGCTCACCGCGCAATTCCGAACGGTGTCGGGCGGGCAATATGCGGTGAGTCGCGCGTTTAACCAACGCTTGAAAAAGCTTGTGGATAACTGCGATGCGGTGCACTTCGCGCAGACTTATCCACAGCAGGTGCTGTTGCCCAAGCGCACGGCGCGGGTGGATGAGCCGGATGAAGAGGTGCCGGCATCGCGGGTGTTGACGGAGCAGCCGCGTACCCAGTAG
- a CDS encoding MFS transporter — MPIALLALTLSAFAIGTTEFVIVGLLPTIGADLGVDLPSAGLLVSLYALGVAIGAPVLTALTGKVPRKLLLLSLMVLFTLGNLLAWQAPSYESLVLARIVTGLAHGVFFSIGSTIATSLVPKEKAASAIAIMFTGLTVALVTGVPLGTFIGQHFGWRETFLAVSALGVLAFIGSLIYVPNTIAHSKPASLLQQLQVLKQPRLLLVYAMTAIGYGGSFIAFTFLAPILQDIAGFSAGTVSLVLLVYGISVAAGNIWGGKLADKRGPISALTIIFALLAAVLFILSLTASNPWLALATVWVWGAVAFGNVPGLQVYVVRQAEHHTPQAVDVASGLNIAAFNLGIAGGAWAGGLIVAHMGLIHTAWIGGLVVLVALALTAWSGRLDRRGPVYAEPSTRVMAGH, encoded by the coding sequence ATGCCTATTGCGTTGCTCGCGCTGACCCTCAGCGCTTTTGCCATCGGGACCACCGAGTTCGTCATCGTTGGCCTGTTACCCACAATCGGCGCCGATCTCGGCGTTGACCTGCCGTCCGCCGGCCTGTTGGTCAGCCTCTATGCCTTGGGCGTAGCCATCGGCGCGCCAGTGCTCACTGCCCTCACCGGCAAGGTGCCACGTAAATTACTCCTGCTGTCGCTGATGGTGCTGTTTACCCTCGGCAACCTGCTGGCCTGGCAGGCACCGAGCTATGAATCGCTGGTACTGGCGCGGATCGTCACCGGCCTGGCCCACGGGGTGTTTTTCTCGATTGGCTCAACCATCGCCACCAGCCTGGTGCCGAAGGAAAAAGCCGCCAGTGCGATTGCGATCATGTTTACCGGCTTGACCGTCGCGCTGGTCACCGGCGTGCCGCTGGGCACCTTTATCGGCCAGCACTTCGGCTGGCGGGAAACCTTCCTCGCCGTCTCGGCGCTGGGTGTGCTCGCCTTTATCGGCAGTTTGATCTACGTGCCGAACACCATCGCCCACAGCAAACCCGCATCCCTGCTGCAACAACTGCAGGTGCTCAAGCAGCCGCGCTTGTTGCTGGTGTACGCCATGACCGCCATCGGCTACGGCGGTTCGTTTATCGCGTTTACCTTCCTGGCCCCCATCCTCCAGGACATCGCGGGCTTCAGCGCCGGCACTGTGAGCCTGGTATTGCTGGTGTATGGCATCTCGGTAGCCGCCGGGAATATCTGGGGCGGCAAGCTGGCGGATAAACGCGGCCCGATCAGCGCGTTGACAATCATCTTTGCGCTGCTCGCCGCGGTGCTGTTCATCCTGTCCCTGACCGCCAGCAACCCATGGTTGGCGCTGGCCACCGTATGGGTGTGGGGCGCAGTCGCGTTCGGCAATGTGCCGGGCCTGCAGGTGTACGTGGTGCGCCAGGCCGAACATCACACGCCACAGGCGGTGGATGTTGCCTCGGGCTTGAACATCGCCGCGTTTAACCTGGGAATCGCCGGGGGCGCGTGGGCCGGCGGCTTGATCGTGGCGCACATGGGGCTGATCCATACCGCATGGATCGGCGGCCTGGTGGTGTTGGTCGCCCTCGCGCTGACCGCCTGGAGCGGCCGCCTTGACCGACGGGGACCGGTGTATGCCGAGCCCTCGACGCGCGTGATGGCCGGCCACTGA